A window of Streptomyces profundus genomic DNA:
GAGCAGGCCGGTCAGCCGGGTGGTCACCACCCTGGTGCCGAGCGAGGCCGCCGCGTCGTCGCCCAGCGCCAGGCTGTTGAGCGAGCGGGGCAGCGCCAGCGCCAGCAGCGTGCCGGCGCCCACAAACGGCAGGATCGCGAGGACGGTGTCCCACTGCCGCCCCTGGAGGGAGCCGACCTGCCAGAACCTGACGCGGTCGAAGGTCTCGGGATCGATCAGGGTGACGGCGAAGGCGAGGCCGCTGAGCACGGCGCCCACGGCGACGCCGGTGAGCACCAGCTTCGCCGCGCCGTGCGAGCCACGGCCGCCGGTGCCGACCGTGTACACGAGCACCGCGGTCGCGGCGGCGCCGGCCAGCGCGAGCCAGACCTGGCGGTCGGTGCCGTTCACCCCCAGGAACGCGGCGCCGAACGCGACGGCCGCGTAGGCGCCGGCGTTGACGCCGAGCAGCCCGGGGTCGGCCAGCGGGTTGCGGGTCAGGGCCTGCATGACGGCGCCGGCCAGGCCGAGGGCGGCCCCGACCAGCAGCGCCAGTACGGTCCTCGGCACCCGGTACTCGCGGATCAGCAGCTCCGTCGTGGTGTCCCCGCTGCCGCGCCCGAGCAGGGCGTCGATGGTTTCGGCGATGCCGATCGACCCCGAGCCGACCAGCAGGCTGGCCGCGACCAGCGCGATCAGCAGCAGCGAACAGCCCAGCACGACGGCGCGCGCGCCGGGGCGCGAAGGCCGCTCGCGCGCCAGGTCAGCGTCCTGCGCGACGGCGGGCGACGCCGTGGGTGGCATGCTCGTGCTCCGGGGCGGTGAAGGGGACAACGGGGGAGTGCGGGGAGGAACAGGGGTCAACGGGGCGATCCAACAAGGGAACCGCCCTTGAAGTTAGGTTAGGCATCCCTAAGTGGGCTCATCGTATGCGGGGCCCCCAAGTGGCGCAATCGCGCCGATGTGACGCCGGCTATCGCGGATCGGACAGCTGCGCCTGGTGGTGCGCGCTCGGCGCATGGCCGGTCACCCGCCGAAAGGCGACGGTGAACGCGCTCGGGCTGGTGTAGCCCACGGCCCGCGCCACCTCGGCCACCGGGGTTCCCCCGGCCAGCAGCGCGAGCGCCAGATGCACCCGGAGCACCGCACGCCACGCGGAGAAGCTCAGCCCGGTGGAGTCGGCGAAGGCGCGGGCCAGCGTCCGGGTGCTCACCCCGAGCTGCGCGGCCCAGTCGGCCAGGCCGCGCTCGTCGGCCGGATCGGCCGCGACGGCCGCCGCGATCTCCCGGACCCTGGGGTCGTCCGGCAGCACCACATGGTGGTCACGTGGGGCCGGACGCAGCAGGTCGAAGACGACCGCCTCGGCCCGCGCCCTGGCGTCCGGGGCGAGCTCGGCGTCCGTCAGATGCAGCAGCAGCTCGTGGAGCAGCGGAGTGACCTCGACCGGGACCGGCTCACGTGGCACATCGGTGGCGGCGGACGGGGCGAAGAAGCCGGCGTGGTAGCTGGTGCCGTCCGCCGCGCTGCCGGCGTGTCCGACGCCGGCCGGTATCCACAGGCCGACCCGCGTCGGCAGCGCCCAACGCCGGGCGCCGATCGAGACGTTGAGCACCCCCCGCACGCTCCAGATCAGCTCGTGCACCGGGTGGCTGTGCGCGGTCCAGCGGGTGGGGCGGGTCAGCGTCTCGGCCTCGCCGACGATGCCGAACGGGATGCGCGGCTCGCCCGCCGGGCTCCTCGTCTCGGTGCCCACCACGCGCCGCGCGCCGCCGCCCATCGCCGTCCCCCTCCACGCGCCGCCCTGTTTCGGCCAGCCAGCGTAGCCGGGGGCGCCGGCCGGACAGGCCCTCAGTCGATCCAGATCCAGATCGCGTAGACGACGAAGAACGCCACGAAGAGCGCCGTCAGCACCCAGACGGCGGTGAGCGGCACGGCGGCCCAGCCCCTGCTCGGGGCGGGCTCCTCGTCGGGGCCTGTGAACGAGGTGCCGCTCTCCGCCGGCGGCGTCTCGCCCGGCGCGGTCTCACCGACGCGGCCTGGGGCGCCCGGACGGTACCCGGGCGTGTGATCCGGATCGGGATCCGGGTTCGGGTCAGTCATGGCCGACGGGTACCAACCTGGACGGTTACTACACCCGACGCCGTCCGGAAAGCGGAAACAACGCGGCGGAGAGGGGCGGCGACGAAATCGCCGGGAACTTTCTCCCGCTTCCAGGCGACACCGCCGAAGGATCTTTTCGCGCCCTCGGGCATTTCCCCGTCCAGGGCCCGGCGGTAATTCCCGACGGGCGAAAAAGGGCGCAAGGAAAACCGTTGTCAGGTGACGCGACGTCAACTCCGGTCGGCCGGGGAGGTCGCCGCCGGCTCCTCGTCCTGGGCGGGCTTTCGGGTGCCGGCGTTCCCGCGAGGGCGCAGGCGGATGACGACGGCGACGACGGCCAGCGTGAACAGCAGCAGGCCCAGCCAGAGCACCCACTTCTCCGGCCAGGGCGGCGGGGAGGAACCGCCCTCGGGGGAGCGACCGCCGTCGATGCCGGTGACGACGACCGCCACCAGGCCGAGGAGGGTGGCCCCCACCACGATCCGGCCGGCCAGCCGCGCGCTGATCGGCAACGCGCGGTCGCGGCGGCTCGACTCGCCCAGCCGGAGCCGCTCGCCCGAGCGGGCCGGGGAGAGCAGCCGCCAGAGCAGTAGACCGGCGATGGGTATCTGGGTCAGCCAGAGGAAGGTGCGGAACGGGCCGTCGTACCATGCCTGGCTGCTGTACAGCAGGGTGTGCCAGGCGCTGAGGATATAGACCACGATGACAAAGCGGTGCACGGCCAGCCACATCCGGGGGCCGGTGCGGTGGCGCAGGTAGAACGCCAGGCCCAGCGGGATGGCGAGGTAGAGCGCGAGCAGCCCGACCAGGATGGCGACCCGCCCGGTGCCGGTGGCGTATCCGCCGGGCACGAAGCTGTCGACGAAGGCCGTCCACACACTGCGCCCGAACGACCAGCTCTCCCGGTTGTCCCTGATCTGGTCGGTGAAGAAGAAGAACGCGTGCATGAACATCAGCCCGATGGTGGTCAGGCTGGTGGTGCGGTGCCACTTCTCCAGGCGGGCGGCCGGCAGCCAGCCCCAGCGGGGGCGTGGCCCCGAGCGCATCAGCCCGAACACCACGGTGATGTAGGCCCACAGCATCGCCGACCAGCCGAATGCCTGGCACATCCAGTACATCCAGAACTTGTCGGCGTCCGCGAGCATCGGCATGATCTTGATCGTCGCCGAACTGCCGTTCTCCACGCGGACATAGAGCAGCCAGTAGATCAACCCGGTGATCACCAGGGCCAGCGAGGCATCGGGCACCGCGGCCCGAAGATCGGCGCGGAGACCGGCCCAGTCGAAGCGAGCCCGGCGCTTTCGCTCCCGTTTTGGGGAGGAGACCGCCGATTCGGAGACCTCTGCCATCACACAACTCCGTTTTCCGTATGGCTCGCCGACGGGTCATCAAGGTGAATGTCCCGTGGCGACATGGTGGCCCCGCGCTCCCTGCCGTGAAGAATAACGACGTTCTCTCCGCAGAGGAAGACATCGATCCTGTTTCGGATTTCCCACAACCGACGGGAAATTGGGGGAGAAAACTGGTGGGGGGCGGGAACTTGTGCGCCGTCGGAAACGACGCCCGGGCCCCGGACGCGGCGGCGTCCGGGGCCCGGGGCGGAGAGGGAGGGAGCGTCAGGCGTCGACGTAGGCCGCCAGATGCTCGCCGGTGAGGGTGGAACGGTCGGCGACCAACTCGGCGGGGGTGCCCTCGAAGACGACCAGCCCGCCGTCGTGGCCCGCGCCGGGACCGATGTCGATGATCCAGTCCGCATGGGCCATGACGGCCTGGTGGTGCTCGATGACCACGACCGACTTGCCGGCGTCGACCAGCCGGTCGAGCAGGCCGAGCAGCTGCTCGACATCCGCGAGGTGCAGCCCCGTGGTCGGCTCGTCGAGGACGTAGACGCCGCCCGGGCCGCCCCAGGGGGTCCCCCCGGCCGAAGGCTGGGGGAGCGTGGCCAGCTTGAGCCGTTGCCGCTCGCCGCCGGAGAGCGTGGTCAGCGGCTGGCCGAGGCTGAGGTAGCCGAGCCCGACGTCGTTGAGCCGCTTGAGGATGGTGTGCGCCGCCGGGGTGCGCGCCTCGCCGGCGCCGAAGAACTCCCCCGCCTCGGCCACCGACATGGCGAGCACCTCGCTGATGTCCCGGCCCCCGAAGTGGTATTCGAGCACCGCCGCCTGGAAGCGCCGCCCCTCGCACTCCTCGCAGGTGGTGGTGATGCCGGCCATCATCCCCAGATCGGTGTAGATGACCCCGGCGCCGTTGCAGTGCGGGCAGGCGCCCTCGGAGTTGGCGCTGAAGAGCGCCGGCTTCACGCCGTTGGCCTTCGCGAACGCCTTGCGGATCGGCTCCAACAGCCCGGTGTACGTCGCCGG
This region includes:
- a CDS encoding ferric reductase-like transmembrane domain-containing protein encodes the protein MAEVSESAVSSPKRERKRRARFDWAGLRADLRAAVPDASLALVITGLIYWLLYVRVENGSSATIKIMPMLADADKFWMYWMCQAFGWSAMLWAYITVVFGLMRSGPRPRWGWLPAARLEKWHRTTSLTTIGLMFMHAFFFFTDQIRDNRESWSFGRSVWTAFVDSFVPGGYATGTGRVAILVGLLALYLAIPLGLAFYLRHRTGPRMWLAVHRFVIVVYILSAWHTLLYSSQAWYDGPFRTFLWLTQIPIAGLLLWRLLSPARSGERLRLGESSRRDRALPISARLAGRIVVGATLLGLVAVVVTGIDGGRSPEGGSSPPPWPEKWVLWLGLLLFTLAVVAVVIRLRPRGNAGTRKPAQDEEPAATSPADRS
- a CDS encoding helix-turn-helix domain-containing protein, with protein sequence MGGGARRVVGTETRSPAGEPRIPFGIVGEAETLTRPTRWTAHSHPVHELIWSVRGVLNVSIGARRWALPTRVGLWIPAGVGHAGSAADGTSYHAGFFAPSAATDVPREPVPVEVTPLLHELLLHLTDAELAPDARARAEAVVFDLLRPAPRDHHVVLPDDPRVREIAAAVAADPADERGLADWAAQLGVSTRTLARAFADSTGLSFSAWRAVLRVHLALALLAGGTPVAEVARAVGYTSPSAFTVAFRRVTGHAPSAHHQAQLSDPR
- a CDS encoding iron chelate uptake ABC transporter family permease subunit, yielding MPPTASPAVAQDADLARERPSRPGARAVVLGCSLLLIALVAASLLVGSGSIGIAETIDALLGRGSGDTTTELLIREYRVPRTVLALLVGAALGLAGAVMQALTRNPLADPGLLGVNAGAYAAVAFGAAFLGVNGTDRQVWLALAGAAATAVLVYTVGTGGRGSHGAAKLVLTGVAVGAVLSGLAFAVTLIDPETFDRVRFWQVGSLQGRQWDTVLAILPFVGAGTLLALALPRSLNSLALGDDAAASLGTRVVTTRLTGLLAVTLLCGAATAAAGPISFLGLLVAHGVRAVVGPDLRRILPASLLAAPVLFLAADILGRVLVPAELPVGVVTAFLGAPLLIALTRRRPGGAR
- a CDS encoding DUF6480 family protein → MTDPNPDPDPDHTPGYRPGAPGRVGETAPGETPPAESGTSFTGPDEEPAPSRGWAAVPLTAVWVLTALFVAFFVVYAIWIWID